In Gemmatimonas aurantiaca, the genomic stretch ATGCGAGAAGCGCCGGACAATTGCCCGGCGCTTCCCTGTGTCGTCCGTGGAGGTTCGTAGCGACATGGTCGCGAGAGCACAATGCGGCCCTCTGAGTCCACGTCGACACCCGATCGTCAGGGACTGCAGACCCTGACGACGGCGCGTTCCACACTGTGGTGGAATGTTGCAGCGGGTCGATGCACACAACGTCGTTGCACTACGCCTCCGGATAGACCGCGAGGAACCGGGATCGATCCCCGGTCTGCCGCAGCGCTGTGGAGGCATCGCCCTCACTCTGCATCGCCAACATGCGATGATCCGGGGAGGCACGCCATCGGACAATCCCTTACACGGACTGCACCGTTTCGACCAGGCGGTTTCGACCGCGGCGCCCGTCAGCTCGCCTGACGCAACGGACGAAGTTCCGTCATCCGCCGCGCACTGCTTCCGCGCACCGTCTGTCCACCCGACGACAGCTGGAAGCTGCCCACCAGATCATTCAAAGTCAGCGCCTGACCGGCCAGCTCTTCGGACGCACTGGCCGACTCCTCGGCGCTCGCGGCGACCTGCTGCGTGACGGCATTGAGCTGATCGACGGCACGATTGATCTGGTGCACCGCGTCGGCCTGCTGCTCGCTCGTCGTGCTCAGACTGCCCACCAGATCGTTGACCCGATCGACATCCTGATTGATCTCCGCGAGACGCTCGACCACTTCCGCGTTGTAGGCGACGCCCTGGCTGGCAGTCATCACCGACTCTTCGATGAGCGCCGCCGTGGTGCGCGCCGCTTCCGCGCTGCGGATGGCGAGACTGCGCACCTCTTCGGCCACCACCGCAAACCCCCGACCCGCATCCCCCGCCCGTGCCGCTTCGACGGCGGCGTTGAGCGCCAGCAGGTTGGTCTGGAACGCGATCTCGTCGATCGTTTTCACGATTCTGGCGGTCTGATCGCTGGAATGTTTGATCTGCTCGATGGCCTGGGAGAGACGCTCCATGCTGGCCTGGCCCTGCGTGACACGATTGCGGGTCGTTTCCGCCGTGCCACGTGCGGCCCGCGCGGCCGCGGCGGCCTGTGTGGCACCGGCCGCCATCTCCTGCAGACTGCTCGCCACTTCTTCCAGCGAGGCCGCCTGCTCGGATGATCCCTGCGCCAATCCCTGGCTGCCGGTGGCGATCTGTTCGCCGGCCGACGAGACCTGATGCGCCGCGGCCTGCACCTGCACCATGGCGTCATCGAGTGTGGACGCCGCCACGTTGATCGAGGTCTTGATCTGCTCGAAATCGCCGGCGTACGTGCCGGTCACACGCGCGCGGAGATCCCGGTCGGCGACCCGCGACAACACCTGCGAGGCTTCGTTGATGGGCGACACGACCGCGTCGAGCAGTTCGTTGATGCCGTGCACCAGATCCCGGTACGCCCCCTGGAACCTGGTCGGTTCCCCACGCTGCGACAGCGTGCCATTGCGCGCGGCGCCGACGAGAGTATCCGTCTCACCGACGATGCGCTGAATCGTGCTCCGCAGGGCGACGAACGCCAGCCCCAGCGTGTCCTTGTCGCTGCGCGCCCTCACCTCCGCCGACATGTCGCCACTGCTGATCGCCGCGGCGGCTCCGGCCAGCGCCTGCTGCGCTTCCACCATGCGTTGCATGGACGCGGCGAGTTGCCCGGTCTCGTCCCGGCTCTCGACATGGATCTGCTGCTCTGTATCTCCGACAGCCAGGTGTTCGGCCACCACACGCAGCCGCGTGAGCGCCCCCACGATCGGTCGCGTGATGCCCGCCGCGGCAATGCCGGCGACCACCAGCGCCAGACCGGCCAGGATCAGCAGGTTCCGGATCGAGCGGGTAGCCGTGACGGCGCTGGAATCGACCGTGGCCCGCATCAGTTCCAGCTTCGACTTCTGCAGGGAATCGAGTCCGATCTCGATCGAATCGGCCTGCGCCCGGATGCCACCCAGTCGGGCCCGTCCTTCGTCGATCCTGCCTTCCAGCGCCAGCGCCACGATCGCGTCCTGCTGCGGACGCAATGTCCGGTATCGCTCCAGCAATCGGGCCGCCTGCGCCTTCTGTTCGTCGCGCACGATCTGCGCCCGATAGGTCTCGAACTCCGCCAGGAACGTCGAATCGTAGACACGGATTTCGGCGGCCCGCCGCGCAATCGCCACCGCATCCCCGTCGAGCAGCGCATTCCGGACCGCCCGGGAAATCTGGACCACCTGCACATTCGCTTCCTTCAGACTCAACACCGGCAACGCATGCCGGCTCTGCATCTCTCCCATCAACCCGTTGATGGACCGTGCCGCATGGACCCCTTCATACCCCACCACCGCCAACAGCATCGCAAGAACACCAAAACCGATGGTCAGCTTGCGGCCGATCGGCAGGTTGGAAAACCAGCGCATCAAAACACTCCCACGGATGTCATACCAGGGCCGCCGGGAGGAAGGACCAGCATCGATCGAACCGGGATCCCGCGACCCCCTGCAGGCATCTCTTCGTCGGAGATGCCTGCATTGCCTGACGAGTATCGGTCAGGAACGCGGGGACTGCACCGCGAATCCCTTACATTTTGTCACGGAACGGTTGATGGCGGTTGATGGCTGCGGACCTTGATGGCTGCGAGTGATCACATTCGATCACATTCGATCACATTCGATCACATCCGACTCACATCTCACGATCGATTCCGCGCGACTACGGTGTGGTTGCGCCGGTCGCGGAGCTTTCGGAAACGGCCTTGAGCTGCTGCAACCCACGCTCGAAATCCGGACCGATCATCCGGTCCATGCTCGTGAACACCAACATCAGTTTGGTCAGCAGCGTGGCCTCGCCTTCCATGAGCCAGCGCACACGTGTGCCGCCGTTCGCCGGCGTCAAGGTGAAGGTCGTGATATTGTGTCCTTCGATGGGCTCGAGGAAGTCGAGTTTGATGTCCACCGACGTGCCCGGTGTGGAAGAGATGATCTCCATGCGCCCCGCCCCCACCGTCGAATTGCCCTTCCACTCGTAGACCGCGCCGGGCCCCGAGGCCGCTCCCGAGTAGGTCACCGTCATCGTCGTGTCCAGACGTGCCCAGGGTGACCAGGCCTCCCATGCGTGGAAGTCGTTGATCTGCGCGTGCACACGTTCGGGTGCGGCTGCAATATCGATGCTGCGTTCCACGGCGAAGGTGTCGGGCTTCGTGCTGGCGTAACCGACGAGAATCACCACCAACAACAGGACCACGAGCAGCAGTTTGCGAAGCATGCCTACTCCGGAAGGGGATCGTGGTGGACGCTCGCGCTCTCGAACTGAGAACACGGAATCACTTCGAGGTCCCAAACTTAGCACTCAACCTTTCTTCGCGGATCCCGATACTGAACCATGAGGACACCACACCCAGTGTCCGATCCAAGCACTCTGCCCTGAACCATGTCGACTCGTTTCGCCCTGGTCCGGTGGTCGTGCGCTCTGTTGTTCGTCGTGGCAGTGCCGGCGCTGGCACAGTCTTCCCAAGCGCCGGCAGCAGTGTCCGCCCGATCGATCGAGACCCCCGTCCCACCCGTGCAAGCGCCGGCGGTACCCCCGCATGCCGCCCGTTGGGACGAACGCCTCAAGAATATTCCGGTGGCCGGACGGCTTCCGGTTCGCCTCTCCGTTGCCGGACAGGCACGCTGGCGTGAGGAGTTCTTCCGCGCCTTCAACGTCGGTCCGCTCGACGACGACAACGGACAGTCTCGCCTGATGCTCAGCGCCGATCTCGTGGCCGGCAACGTCAGGCGCTGGTATGGCCGCGTCTTTGCCGAAGGACGTGATGCGCAGAGCTACGGCCGCTCCCTGCCAGGTGGCGCGCGTCCTTCCGATGCCGATCGGCACGACATCCAGAACCTCTACGTCGACGCCGGATTCGGAAAGTCCTTCGTGCGGGTCGGTCGTCAGGAGATCGCACTCAACCGCGAACGTCTGATCGGCGTGCCCGACTGGTCGAACACACGCCGCGGTTCGCAGGGCGCGCGCCTGCAACTCGTCCATGGCGCACTCGCATTCGAAGCCGTCGACGTGCGTCCCGTGATCGTGCGGCAGACCGACGCGAACCGTCCGGATCGCACCGCGCGGCTGCAGACCCTGTCGATCGGCAGTGCCTCCGGTGCACGCCCGGCCGCGCGTGGTCTTCCCGCGGTCTGGCAGGCCTACCGGTATGAACAGCGCATCCGCACTGCCCCGTCGGCGCCGCTCACGCGCCGTATCACGAGTGGCGGCCGCCTGCAGTGGCAGTGGGGAGCCGGCGCCGATGCTGCCCATGGACGCACCGTCGAATTCGAAGGCGCGCGGCAGAGTGGACGTGTCGGCACCGATGTCGTCGATGGTTGGTTCTGGATCACGGAGGGACAATGGCAATGGAAACGTTTCCGGGGCAAGCCGGCCCTGGCGCTCGGCGTCGAAGAAGCCAGTGGAGAACGCCCCGGCACACCGGATCGGATCGAAGCGTTTTCCGTGCTGTACCCGGCCGCGCATGCACATGGCGGCTACGCCGATGTCATCGGTCGTCCCAATGTCCGGGAGCTGCATGCAATCATCACCTGGGATCCGGTCGCTCCGGTGAACCTCCGCGGGGCCGCCTACCGGTTCGACCGGCTGCGCCTCGACGACGGAGTCTACACCAAGCAGAACACGGTCTTCCGTGCGGCGGGAGGTTCACGGACCCGCCATGCGGCCGATGAGGTCGATCTCACCGGCACGTGGAAGGCCACCAATCACTGGCGCCTCATTTTTGGGGGCGCCCTCGTGATGCCGGGCGGATTCCTGCGGGAAACGTCCGGTGGTGCACGCACGGAGCGGTGGGGCTTCGTGGGCACGACGTTTTCATTCTGAGTGCATTCCGCTCGTCTTCACATAGAGATCCTCATGCGTCGCTGGACCGTTCGTACCCGATTGATCGTCGGCTTCGGATTGTTGTTGATGTTGCTGGGCGTGGTGGGCACGATCGCCACGATACGGGTGCAGGCGCTTCGCCGCACCGTCGATATCGCCACCCGGGAAGTGGCCATCAAGGGGCTCGCCGCCAATGCCCTCATCGATGCCGTGAATGAAGCGGCGCGCTTCAAGCTGGCCCTGTTCGCGGCCACGTCGCCGGCGCTCGTGGAGCAATCCAGCGCCGGCGTCGCGAGTTCGCGGGAGCGCATCAACCGTGCCTATGTGGTGCTGGATTCGATCGCCACCGATTCACTGCGCGGCGACACCACCATGGTGCGCCAGCTCGTACGGATCAAGACGCTGCGCGCCGTTCACGCCGCGGCGTTCGATTCCGCCGCGGCGATTCGCAAGGCGGGCAACACCGAACACGCCGAGCAGTTGCTGACATCGTCCGTGCTCCCGTCGCTGCGATCGTACATCGAAGGGATCGATTCGCTGATCGCCACGCAGAACCAGGCGCTCGCCATCGAAGGTCGGACCGCGGAAACGCAGGCCGTGCGTGGCATCTGGCTCATCCTCGGACTCTGTCTCACGGCACTCGTCCTGGGTCTGGTGGTCGCACGTCGGATCTATCTCAGCATCACCCATCCTCTCGCACAGCTCACCGGCGTGGCCAATCAGCTCGCCGAGGGCGACTGCGCCGTGACGTTCGACGATCAGACGTCGCGGGACGAGGTGGCCGATCTCGCACGCGCCATGCAGCGCATGGCCCTGGCCGACGCGGATCTCGCGGAGGTGGCGCATCGTCTGGCGGCGGGTGATGTCTCGGTCACCGTCACGGTGCGGGGTGAGCGCGATGTGCTCGGCACGGCGATGTCCCGTCTCAAGGAGACGCTGGTGGCGCTCGAGGTCGAGACCCGCGGTCTGACGACGGCCGCCATCGAGGGCCGGCTGGGTGACCGTGCCCGCATCGCGTCGTTCCACGGCGCGTTCCGGGATCTGATCGGAGGACTCAATGCCATCCTCGACAACCTGCTGGCACCGGTGAACGAGGCACGTGCCATCCTCGAACGCCTCGCGGCGCGTGATCTGTCGGCGCGCATGAGCACCGACTGGCATGGCGATCACGCCGTCCTCGCCCGTGCGCTCAACACGGCCGCCGAAGCCCTCGACCGCACCCTCTCCGAAGTCGCGGCGTCTGCCGACCAGGTGCATGGCGCGGCCCAGCAGATCGCCGATGGCAGCCAGGGACTGGCACGCGGTGCCTCGGAACAGGCGGCCTCGCTCGAAGAAGTGGCGTCCGGACTGCAGGAAGTGGGTTCGATGACGCACCGCAATGCGGAACATGCCGCCGAGGCGCGCGAACTGAGCACGCAGGCGCAGCAGAGTTCCGGACGGGGCGTCGCGGAGATGCGGCGTCTCTCCGATGCGATCCTGCGCATCAAGCAGTCGAGCGACAGCACGGCGCGTATCGTGCGGACGATCGACGAGATCGCGTTCCAGACCAACCTGCTGGCACTCAACGCCGCCGTGGAAGCGGCGCGTGCCGGGGACGCCGGCCGGGGCTTCGCCGTGGTGGCCGAGGAAGTGCGCAGTCTCGCCCTTCGCAGTGCCGAAGCGGCGCGGCAGACGGCCACCCTCATCGAACAGGCCGTGATCACCGCCAACGAAGGGGTCGATCTCAACGCCGCCGTACTCGAACAGTTGACGGACATCGATCAACGGGTGAGCCGCATGGGGGTCGTCATGGCCGACGTGGCCTCCGCCAGTCAGCAGCAGCGCGACGGGATCGGTGCGATCGGGCGTGCGGTCGAGCTCATGAACGGGGTCACGCAGCAGGTGGCTGCCAACGCCGAGGAATCGGCGAGTGCCGCCGAGGAACTCGCGGGACAGGCGACGACGATGAACGGCCTCGTCAACGAGTTCACGCTGACGGGAGCGGTGGGATCCCGCAAGCAGGCGCTGCGGATCACGGCAGGACTGCGACGCAGCGCTTGAGCTCTGGGTCTCTGATCTCAGATCCCAGAGATCAGAGATCAGCAGGTCAGAACTGAGACGGCGATCGAACGATGAGAGATCAGACAACAACGAGATCAGAGATCTGAGCACTGACGTCGTCTGGCTCTCGTGCGCGCCACGGGCCTCGCTGGCCGGGTGCCCGCAGGCGTGTGTGTACCACACCGTTGTTCAATCCTCACACCTCATCCGTCCGGCACGCATCATCGCCTGCCCACGTACGGAAATATCCTGCAGGTATCCAGCCGTTCATCCTGCGGGTATCGCGCCCGCAGGGCGCCCCTGGCGGCCAGTGAATCACCCGATACTGGCCGCCAGCCGCGCCGTGATCCGGCAAACGCCGCTCACTCGAGCAACGCGCGCAGGTATTCCGGCATGCCGTGATACTGGTCGGTATGGTCCGGCGCGCTGTTGCCGGCGAACCCCCGCACCACGAACCGACCCGCGCGCACTTCGCTGAGCTGCTGCACGCCCCGCGGCCCCCATCGCAAAACGGCCTTTCGCTGCAAGCCCAGCGTCTGCAGCAACCAATCGGCTGTTTCCGTGGTGCTCGCGAACGTGCCCGGAAAGATCTCGGTGTGTGTCACGAGGAACCGCTTGTCACCACGCATGGCCAGGCGGGCGAATTCGGCAAAGGCCGTCAGATTCGTGCTGTCGAAACCTCCTCCCACGGCGAGTGCCTGACCTTCCGGGACATACGAAGTGTGCATGCCGTCCAGCAGGAGAACCGCATGCACGCGCGCCAGATGACGGGGCTCGCGCAGGATGCGCCGGATGGCCCCGTGTCCGGCGGAAAAACCGGAAAGAGTGATGCGGGCGGCATGCATCGGCCGGCCCAGCACCTGCGACACTTCCCGATCGATGCCGGCGAGCAGCGAGTCGAACACGGTCACATCCACGAAGGAACGATCGTAGATCCCGGAACCGGCACCCAGATTGAGCACCGCTGACACCGTGCCATCCCCCAGCGATGCGACAGCCTGGTCGGCCAGCCAGGAGGCGCCGTGAAAGTGAATCACCAGCGGGTAGGTCTCGCGTGATTTCGTGCGCGGGCTCACCCACACCTCGACCGGCCGTCCCCCAGGACCCGGGAAGGTCCGGCGGTGCCCCCCGAGTTCTCTGGGCGCCAGACGCGCATGGAGTCGCGTGGACTCCACCATGGGAGAAGGATTCTGAGCCGCCGGTGGCACCGATGACGGCGCGCTCTGCGCTTCGACCGCCGAGCCGAGCAGGAGCAACGGAAACAGGAGGAGAATCAGCACCATGACGGGAGCATGCCGGAAACCTGACGGAAAACGCTGGCGGTCCACGGAGATGTGCATACGTTGAAGACTTCCTTCGTCGTGGGCAATGCCATGGTTTCTTTCCGTCTCCGGATATCGCGTCGGTCCATCCGACTGAGCATCGCCGCACTGTGCTGCGTCGCTGCGACGGCTCAGGCGCAATCCGTTCCCGCGCAATCCGTTCCGGCGCAATCCGTTCCCGCCCGATCCGCCTCCGCGCAGACCGCGACCGTGCGCGGCATCGTTTTCGACAGCCTGGCCGGCAGCCCGCTCGGCAATGCGCAGGTGCAACTGGTCGCGGCCGACGGAACCGGATCGTTCGGCCGGTTGATGGTCACGGATCCCGACGGCCAGTTCGTGTTCGACAGTATCCCCGATGGCCGGTACACCCTCGGCTTCTTTCATCCGGTGCTCGATTCTCTCGGTATCGAAGCACCGTTGCGCGGTGTGCAGATCAGTGGACAACGGCCGGTGACCGTGGGGCTGTCGATACCCGCGGCACCCGCATTCCGTCTGGCGTTATGTGGCCGACCCAGCACGACGGAAGGCAATGCGGTCCTGCTGGGATTCGTCCGAGATGCCAGGACCCGCGAAGCGCTCACGGGAGTCACCGTCACGGTTTCGTGGCTCGAACTGGCCCTGGGCAAAGGCGGCACCCACGCGCGCACCATCAGGCGCATCGCACGGATGCAGGACAACGGCTGGTTCGCGCTGTGTCAGGTGCCCAGTCCGGGCACGATTCAAGTGCAGGCATACCGGGGAGCCGATAGCACCGACGTCGTCGAACTGCAGGTGCCGGCGTCCGGCGTTCTGCGACAGGAGTTGTCCCTGGGAGCCGCACGGGCCATCACCGTGAATGAAACACGGGTCGATTCCGCCGCGCGCAGGGATTCGCTGCGCCCGATGACACGGATCATGTACACCGGCGACGGCACGCTGCGTGGCATGGTGGTGGGCAAGATGGAAGGACTGGCCGGGGGACAGCCACTGGTCGGTGCACAGGTGGGATTGGTGAACGGCCCGCAGACACGCACCAATGCCCGGGGAGAATGGACGCTGGGCGATCTGCCACGGGGCACCCGCACACTCGAAGTCCGCGCGGTGGGCTATTACCCCGAGCGCCGTATGGTCGACGTGGTGGATGACGCCCCATTGCAGACCGTATCCCTCGTGACGTTCAAGTCGGTGCTCGACACGATGAAGATCCGCGCCAGCGCCAATCCGCTTCTGACCGAGGGCTTTCTCGACCGTCGGCGCAGCACGGCCGGCACGTTCCTCACCGGCAACGATATCGTCGTCCGCACCGCACGTGTCACCAGCGAGATCTTCCGCAATCTGCCGGGAGTGTACCTCGAGTATCCGCAGCCGGGCGACATCGATCTCGGACCGATGACCAGTGCCGGTCAGCTCGAGATTCTGGGCACCGAACCCATCGTCCTCATGCGCAGCGGCGCCGGCGTGCGTTGCATCCCTACCATCGTGCTCAACGGTTCCATCATGCACAATCTGGGCAGTTCCGATCTCGACGCGATGCTCAGCCCCCAGCAACTGCTCGGCGTCGAGATCTATCGTCCCGGTCAGACTCCGCCGCAGTTCCAGACCGGACTGAGCGGCTGTGGCAGCATCGTGTTGTGGACGCGCCGGTGACGGCGTGATCCTCCGTCAGACGGACACCACCCGGCGTCAGGGCCGAAGCTTCACGATCGCCACGCGCCAATCCGACTGGAACGCGCCCCGTTCCGCTGGGGGTGGCGCGGGAGTGCGATCGAGGTAGCCGAGCTGGTCGATCTGCTGCATGGTCCACAGATCGTCGACGATCTTGTCGCGCTCGAGATCGATGGCGTCCTCCACGCGGTGCGTGAAACCGCGATGTTCCTTCGAGACGAGCACCCCGATATCGTGGGTCGCGGCGGCCACCCACACCGGTGTACCGGCCCACTGCACGTTGGTTTGCCAGAGACGCACATGATGCCGTTTGGCAAACGTGTCGGTGACACGCTGAAACGCGAGATCCGGATCGCGCCCGAACATCGTCTGTGCGGATACTGGTTGATGCTGATACCCCTCCGCCGCGGCGGCCTTGATGAACGTGTCGAAATCCGCCCGCGTGGACATGCGATCCGGCACATCCCAGCCGGCGGCGATGAAAGCCCGTTGTACCTGAGCCTGCGTTCCGAGGAGCACGATATTCACGAAATCGCCGGGCCCACGTCCACCGGCCGTGAGACCGCGCGCGGGCAGGGCAAGGAACAGGTCACGTTGCGTCTGATCGGGCGCGAGCGCCGCCGGTGTGTTGTCGTCGGGCCACATCGGCAATGGCGCGGCGACACGCAGACGCACCGTCATGTCGGTGCCCGGCACGAAGACGACCCGTCGATGCCGCTCCTCCGCTTCCCCCCGGAAGGCGGAGAAGAGCAACGCGCCGGCCACGGGATCGATGGATCCCAGCAGCAATGACGCCCAGTCGGCCCGGGATCGCACCAGACTCCTGAGCGGCGGTCCGAGCACGCGTCCCCCGTCGTCCACCGATTCCCGCGCGTTGTCCACGGCCGTCAGCACGCCATCGATGGCGACCTGGGCATTCGTGCTCTTCAGCGACGTGAAGCGCACATGCACGAAGTGGCGTGCTCCGGCCAGGTGCTCCGTTCCCGTCTCGTCGATGACGCCCTCCAGCATCGTGCGTGGCGCCACGATGACACGCCCCTCCTGCATCACCGGGGCCATCACCATGGCCCGGATCTTTCTTCCGCGAAACGATTCGTGTGCCCCTATCGAATCGAGTGTACGTACCGGAATGCGCGCCGTCACGGGAATGGTCTGCGCGAACAACGGAACGCCGGGCGCGAGGAGCAGCAGAGACAGGAGGGCGCGCGTGATGGTAGGCATGATGATATGTTCGCACAATGACGTGGAAACAGAAGACCGCTCTCTTTCTCGGCAGCCAGGCGCTTTCGCTTTTCGGAACGGCCCTCGTGCAGTATGCACTCATGTGGCATGTGACGCTGGCCACGAAGTCGGGCTGGCTGATGACCGTCTACATTCTGTGCGGCTTCGTCCCGGCGTTCATCGTCTCGCCCTTTGCCGGCGTGTGGGCCGATCGCATGGATCGCAAACGGCTCACCATCCTTTCCGATGGTGGCATTGCGGTGGTCACGCTATTGCTCGCACTGGCCGCCCATTCGGGGCAGAACGTCCTCTGGCTCGTCATGATCACCGCCGCCGTGCGGGCCGTGGGGCAAGCCATTCAGCAACCGGCGGTCGGTGCGCTGCTGCCGCAGTTCGTGCCGGCGGATCAGCTCGCGCGGGTCAACGGCATCCAGAGCACCATCCAGTCGGCGACATTCTTCGGCGCGCCCGTGCTGGCGGGCCTGCTCATGACCGTCTGGCCCCTGGAATACATCTTCCTGCTCGACGTCTCGACCGCGGCCGTGGCCATCGCGTTGCTGGCGTTCTTTCTGCATGTGCCGCCGCATGAAAAGGCCGGACAGCCGCAGATGGTTTCGTATTTCGACGACATGCGGCAGGGGTTTTCCTACATCCGCACGCATCGGTTCCTCGTGCCGTATTTCAGCTTCGTGGCGGTGCTGCTCGTGCTCGTCGCGCCGGCGGCATTCCTCACGCCATTGCAGGTGGTCCGCACGTTCGGTTCCGAGGTCTGGCGGCTCACCGCCATCGAAATGGCGTTTTCCGTCGGCATGATGTCGGGCGGCGCCTTCATGGCCTGGTGGGGCGGCTTCACCAACCGCATCCACACCATGGTCCTCGCCTCGGCCATCATGGCGGTGTGTACCGCCCTGCTGGGTGTCATGCCCAATTTCTGGGCGTACCTCGTGCCCATGGGGATCTTCGGCATCGCCTTGCCGCTCTACAACACCGGCGCCACGGTCCTGCTGCAGGAACATGTCGAACCCGATTTCCTCGGCCGCGTGTTCTCGATCTTCACGATGCTGCAGACGGCCATGATGCCACTCGGCATGCTCGTCTTCGGTCCGATGTCGGAGTTCGTGCGCATCGAGGTGCTGCTCATCGTGACCGGCATCGCGATGGGCGCGCAGCTGCTCTGGGTGATGAACGATCGCACCCTCATCCAGGCGGGAGCGCCGGTTGAACAGCCCTGATTGAACAGCCCTGACTTGATCGGGCCCCTGGCTCGTGCAATACTCAAGTAAATGCTTCAACATCCGGATCTCGATCAACTCCTGCACGCCATCGCGGACCCCTCACGCCGGGCCATCACCGAACGATTGAGTGTCGGTCCGGCGGCTGTCAGCGAATTGGCCAGCCCGCTGCGCATCTCGCTCGCGGCCGTGCTGCAGCATGTACAGGTGCTCGAACGGGCGGGTATCGTGCGCACCCGGAAAGTGGGACGTGTGCGGACCTGCCAGCTCGAGCCGGAGGCGTTCCGGGCATTGGAGCAGTGGATCGCCGAGCGGCGGCAGCACTGGGAGCAGCGATTCGATCGCCTGGGAGCGCTGCTCGATGAATCCCCTGCCCGTTCACCGAACGATCCACCGCATTCGCCGAGCGAAGTCCGCGGGTGACCGAATCCGTTTGGAAGCCACGTCGTAGGGGCTGTATCGTCCGCCCATGCGACTCCCTCTGCTTTCTGTCCTGAAAACGCGATCGACCAGCGGCGGCAAGCCCGGTGCCGAAGCGCCACTGGCGCCGATGTCCCGGGGAGTCGTGATCCTGCTGCATCTCGGATACTGGGGGATGTACCTGCTGCTGCTGGCGCTGATCTTCGCGCTGCTGCAGGCGCAGGTCCGGACGGCCCCGGGCCGGGCACCGACAGACCTC encodes the following:
- a CDS encoding metalloregulator ArsR/SmtB family transcription factor translates to MLQHPDLDQLLHAIADPSRRAITERLSVGPAAVSELASPLRISLAAVLQHVQVLERAGIVRTRKVGRVRTCQLEPEAFRALEQWIAERRQHWEQRFDRLGALLDESPARSPNDPPHSPSEVRG
- a CDS encoding LssY C-terminal domain-containing protein; protein product: MPTITRALLSLLLLAPGVPLFAQTIPVTARIPVRTLDSIGAHESFRGRKIRAMVMAPVMQEGRVIVAPRTMLEGVIDETGTEHLAGARHFVHVRFTSLKSTNAQVAIDGVLTAVDNARESVDDGGRVLGPPLRSLVRSRADWASLLLGSIDPVAGALLFSAFRGEAEERHRRVVFVPGTDMTVRLRVAAPLPMWPDDNTPAALAPDQTQRDLFLALPARGLTAGGRGPGDFVNIVLLGTQAQVQRAFIAAGWDVPDRMSTRADFDTFIKAAAAEGYQHQPVSAQTMFGRDPDLAFQRVTDTFAKRHHVRLWQTNVQWAGTPVWVAAATHDIGVLVSKEHRGFTHRVEDAIDLERDKIVDDLWTMQQIDQLGYLDRTPAPPPAERGAFQSDWRVAIVKLRP
- a CDS encoding MFS transporter, producing MTWKQKTALFLGSQALSLFGTALVQYALMWHVTLATKSGWLMTVYILCGFVPAFIVSPFAGVWADRMDRKRLTILSDGGIAVVTLLLALAAHSGQNVLWLVMITAAVRAVGQAIQQPAVGALLPQFVPADQLARVNGIQSTIQSATFFGAPVLAGLLMTVWPLEYIFLLDVSTAAVAIALLAFFLHVPPHEKAGQPQMVSYFDDMRQGFSYIRTHRFLVPYFSFVAVLLVLVAPAAFLTPLQVVRTFGSEVWRLTAIEMAFSVGMMSGGAFMAWWGGFTNRIHTMVLASAIMAVCTALLGVMPNFWAYLVPMGIFGIALPLYNTGATVLLQEHVEPDFLGRVFSIFTMLQTAMMPLGMLVFGPMSEFVRIEVLLIVTGIAMGAQLLWVMNDRTLIQAGAPVEQP